One window of Candidatus Methylocalor cossyra genomic DNA carries:
- a CDS encoding pyridoxal-phosphate dependent enzyme, whose amino-acid sequence MTQILDLIGNTPLVEVTQLDTGPCRLYLKLESQNPGGSIKDRIARSMIEAAEREGRIGPGALLVEATAGNTGLALALIAARKGYRLLLVIPDKMSQEKIFHLQALGAEVVMTRSDVGRGHPAYYQDLAERLAQDHAGAFYVNQFANPANPQAHEHGTGPEIWSQMGGRLDAVVCGVGTGGTLTGLSRYFARVAPNVKMVLADPEGSVLANYVNTGRLGEAGTWRVEGIGEDFLPPLCDLSRVHEAYTIPDGESFEMARLLLSREGIFAGSSSGTLLAAALRYCRSRERPERVVTLVCDSGNKYLSKMYNDYWMADQGFLKRGQYGDLRDLITRPYAAQAVVTVSPTDTLLTAYGRFKLYDVSQLPVMEDDRIVGIVDESDLLRAVYGHEERFRDPVASVMSARLRTVEPGTPIADLFPIFEQGMVPIVVEQQKFLGLITRIDLLNHLRRRIP is encoded by the coding sequence TTGACCCAGATCCTCGATCTGATCGGCAATACACCGCTGGTGGAGGTCACCCAGCTCGATACCGGGCCCTGCCGGCTTTACCTCAAGCTGGAAAGCCAGAACCCCGGAGGCTCCATCAAGGATCGCATCGCCCGGTCCATGATCGAGGCGGCCGAACGTGAGGGTCGGATCGGACCGGGCGCCCTGCTCGTCGAGGCGACCGCCGGCAACACCGGACTCGCCCTGGCCCTGATCGCGGCTCGCAAGGGCTACCGGCTGCTGCTGGTGATCCCCGACAAGATGAGCCAGGAAAAGATTTTCCATCTGCAAGCGCTCGGTGCCGAAGTCGTGATGACGCGCTCCGACGTGGGGCGCGGCCACCCGGCTTACTATCAGGACTTGGCCGAGCGCTTGGCGCAGGACCATGCGGGAGCGTTCTATGTCAATCAATTCGCCAATCCGGCAAACCCCCAGGCCCACGAGCACGGCACCGGACCGGAAATCTGGTCGCAGATGGGGGGCAGACTGGACGCGGTGGTCTGCGGAGTGGGTACCGGCGGCACGCTCACCGGTCTGAGCCGCTATTTCGCCCGCGTCGCCCCCAACGTCAAGATGGTGCTGGCGGACCCGGAAGGGTCGGTGCTAGCAAATTACGTGAACACCGGCCGATTGGGTGAAGCCGGCACCTGGCGCGTGGAAGGTATCGGCGAAGACTTCCTGCCACCCCTCTGCGACCTCTCCCGGGTGCACGAGGCTTACACCATCCCCGATGGGGAAAGCTTCGAGATGGCGCGGTTATTGCTGAGTCGGGAAGGGATCTTCGCCGGTTCTTCCTCGGGCACCCTGTTGGCCGCGGCGCTCCGCTACTGCCGCAGCCGAGAGCGACCGGAGCGGGTGGTGACCTTGGTGTGCGACAGCGGCAACAAGTATCTCTCGAAAATGTACAACGATTATTGGATGGCCGATCAGGGTTTCCTCAAGCGCGGCCAATACGGGGATTTGCGGGACCTCATCACGCGGCCGTACGCCGCCCAGGCGGTGGTCACGGTGAGCCCCACCGACACGCTGCTCACAGCCTACGGGCGTTTCAAGCTCTACGACGTCTCCCAGCTGCCGGTGATGGAGGATGATCGGATCGTGGGGATCGTCGACGAGTCCGACCTGCTCCGGGCCGTCTACGGCCACGAGGAGCGCTTCCGGGACCCGGTGGCCTCGGTCATGAGTGCCCGGCTGAGGACCGTCGAGCCCGGGACGCCCATCGCGGACCTTTTCCCCATCTTTGAGCAGGGCATGGTGCCGATCGTGGTCGAACAGCAGAAGTTCCTCGGACTCATCACCCGCATCGACCTTTTGAACCATCTCCGCCGCCGGATCCCATGA
- a CDS encoding trans-sulfuration enzyme family protein, protein MSDAKKSPGFATRAIHAGQTADPVTGAVMTPIYATSTYAQTSPGVDKGFDYSRTRNPTRLAYERCVADLEGGCAGFAFASGMSAIATVLELLDSGSHIVALDDLYGGTTRLFERVRKRSAGLEVTFTPMPDRATLERALRPNTRMIWVETPSNPLLRLVDLAMVAEVARERGILSVADNTFATPWAQRPLEFGFDLVVHSATKYLNGHSDVIGGIAVAASPTWAERLAFLHNALGAIASPFDSFLVLRGLKTLALRMERHTHNATAIAEWLERHPKVERVYYPGLSSHPQHDLMRRQMRGAGGMVTVVLKGGLEEARRFLERCRIFILAESLGGVESLIEHPALMTHASLPAETRRALGIGDAMIRLSVGIEDVEDLIDDLDAALG, encoded by the coding sequence ATGTCCGATGCCAAGAAAAGCCCAGGTTTCGCCACCCGCGCCATCCATGCCGGCCAGACCGCCGATCCCGTTACCGGCGCCGTGATGACCCCCATCTATGCGACTTCCACCTATGCGCAAACCAGTCCCGGCGTCGACAAGGGGTTTGACTATTCCCGCACCCGCAATCCCACACGCCTCGCCTACGAGCGTTGCGTCGCGGATCTCGAGGGGGGATGTGCGGGCTTCGCCTTTGCTTCCGGGATGAGCGCCATCGCCACCGTGTTGGAGCTGCTCGACAGCGGTTCCCATATCGTCGCCCTGGACGATCTCTACGGCGGCACCACCCGGCTGTTCGAACGGGTGCGGAAACGCTCGGCGGGGCTCGAGGTGACGTTCACCCCCATGCCGGACCGGGCAACGCTGGAGCGGGCTCTGCGCCCCAACACCCGGATGATCTGGGTGGAGACGCCCAGCAACCCGTTGCTCAGGCTAGTCGACCTGGCGATGGTGGCCGAGGTGGCGCGGGAACGGGGGATCCTGAGCGTGGCCGACAACACCTTCGCGACGCCTTGGGCGCAACGGCCGTTGGAGTTCGGGTTTGATCTGGTGGTGCATTCGGCCACCAAATACTTGAACGGCCATTCCGACGTCATCGGCGGCATCGCGGTCGCCGCCAGCCCGACCTGGGCCGAACGGCTCGCCTTTCTCCACAATGCGCTCGGAGCGATCGCCAGTCCCTTTGACAGCTTCTTGGTTTTGCGCGGCTTGAAGACCCTGGCGCTTCGTATGGAGCGTCACACACACAATGCCACCGCCATCGCCGAATGGTTGGAGCGACACCCCAAAGTGGAGCGGGTCTACTATCCGGGCCTATCGAGCCACCCGCAACACGACCTCATGCGACGGCAGATGCGCGGCGCGGGTGGCATGGTGACCGTGGTGCTCAAGGGGGGCCTCGAAGAGGCCCGACGGTTCCTCGAACGGTGTCGGATTTTCATCCTTGCCGAGAGTTTGGGCGGGGTGGAAAGCTTGATCGAACACCCGGCGCTCATGACCCATGCCTCCTTACCCGCCGAGACGCGGCGGGCGTTAGGCATCGGCGATGCCATGATTCGCCTGTCCGTCGGTATCGAGGATGTGGAAGATCTGATCGATGACTTGGACGCTGCGCTCGGTTGA
- a CDS encoding SRPBCC family protein encodes MKTAKWIEILLALGSCLLAALLSGGLPGVAQAAEVVEVTVSEQDGRCILHSESLIRVPVAQVRKALTDYPNLPRINPSLKRVEVMERLPGGGTRMGVVSQFCVLAICLDLAWIQEVREGPGGDIVVNLVPNRGDFRAGSGRWRLLPEQGGTRLVFDIELTPNFWVPPAFGPWLMEGRLAEETLATAQALERMWAAGGTERSSAAGGAKRRAAGPGWAGHRDWVRAALWGGRPAIGGALAL; translated from the coding sequence ATGAAAACTGCAAAGTGGATAGAGATCCTCCTGGCGCTCGGGTCGTGCTTGCTTGCGGCCTTGCTCTCCGGCGGCCTGCCGGGGGTGGCGCAGGCCGCGGAGGTGGTGGAGGTCACGGTCAGCGAGCAGGACGGGCGCTGCATCCTGCATTCGGAAAGCCTGATCCGGGTGCCGGTGGCCCAGGTCCGCAAGGCGCTCACCGATTACCCCAATCTTCCCCGCATCAACCCGAGCCTCAAGCGGGTGGAGGTGATGGAGCGGCTTCCCGGGGGCGGGACTCGCATGGGGGTGGTTTCCCAATTTTGCGTTCTGGCGATCTGCCTCGATCTGGCCTGGATCCAGGAGGTGCGGGAAGGACCGGGCGGCGATATCGTGGTGAACTTGGTGCCCAACCGGGGCGACTTCCGGGCCGGGTCGGGGCGCTGGCGGCTGCTGCCGGAACAGGGCGGTACGCGGTTGGTTTTCGATATCGAATTGACCCCCAACTTTTGGGTGCCGCCGGCCTTCGGTCCCTGGCTCATGGAAGGTCGATTGGCCGAAGAAACCCTGGCCACCGCCCAGGCCCTGGAGCGGATGTGGGCTGCCGGTGGCACCGAGCGGAGCTCCGCCGCGGGCGGGGCGAAGCGGCGGGCGGCAGGTCCCGGCTGGGCCGGGCACCGCGACTGGGTCCGCGCCGCCCTGTGGGGCGGACGCCCGGCCATCGGCGGAGCACTGGCGCTGTGA